The sequence CCGGAAAAGCTTCCCACCCTGCAGTTTTACCCGGGCGGGGCGGACGGGAACTTTTTCCTTCTGCCGGGTCTGCCCCATGCGGAAGCGCCCGCCCTTCCCCGCGGGGGAGAAGCCGCGTCTTCCGCGCAGCCGGAAGCCCTTGCCCTGCGGGGTAGAGAAGGCGTGCCCGGCGTGCAGGGGCCGTCCGCGGCAGGGCATTTTCCGGGCGTGGCGGCGGCAGAGACCGTGCAGCCTTTCGGAAACGGCATGCCTCAGGCGGCAAAGAACGCCGCCCGGCTGCTGGCCGACAACGAGCTTCTCCGCCGGTACGGCGGTCTGAACTGGAGCTGAACAAAGGGGGGGATATCCCCCCTTTTTTTTGTGATGCGGAAAAGGGCGGAAGGCGCGGGGCGTGGGGAAACGAGCGGAGGGGGAAGAACGTAGCGCGCGGGAAGGGCGGAAGGGGCCTGCCGTCTCCTGTGCGGCAAGGCGTCGCTCCCGGCCCGCGCGCCGCTTTCGCAGAGCGCGAAACAGGCTTCCTGTGCCGGAACGTCTGCAGCGCCCGGAACAGACTGCGCGGCCCCTCCCGCAGTACTTCCCCTGCCGGAACGTGCGAAACTCCCGCGGCACCCGGAGCGGGAGGGCAAAAGCAGGGCGCTCCGCCCCTGTGCCGCGCGGCCCCGCCGTGCCATGCTTTTCCAAAAGGAGTGTTGCCATGGCCATATCGAACTACAGCACAAGCCCCGATCAGAATACCGCCATATCGGGCATCAACATTGCGGAAGGGTGCCCGCCTTCGGGCATCAACAACGCCATCCGTCAGCTCATGGCCGACGTGAAAACCTATGCCGATACCGTGGACGCGCGCAAAACCCTGCCCTCGCAGAGCGGCAAGTCGGGCATGTTCCTCACCACCAACGGCACCACGGCAAGCTGGGCAAAGGTGCAGGGGCATACGGTATCCTCGTCCGCGCCTTCCGGCGGGTCGGACGGAGATGTGTGGATTCAGTACATCGCATAGGCGGCCCGGGCGCGTTGTCCGGCTTTTTTGTTTTCTGCACGGTCGCGTCGCGCAGTTTTCCGGGCCTTTCCGAGTCCGGGCCGGGCGCGGCGTGTTCCGGGCTTTTCTTTCCGTGCTGTTCCGGCAACACACGGTCAACCTTTTCAGGGAGCGGCTATGTCCGAATATCTTCTCACATGGAACGGCGCAGAGGGGCGCATCCTTTCCGGGGGCTTCTACCTCATGACGGAGGAGCCTTTTCCCCTGCCTTTTTCCTGCGCGGCCCTTTATTATGAACCTGCGGCGGGCAACGCCTTTCTGGTGGAGGAAAACGGCGCGCAGCGGAGCCTTTCCTCTGCGGAAATTGCGGCCGTGCGCGCCTGCTGCGATACCTTCTGGAAGGAGCACGACTTTCCCGTGCACGCCTATGACGCGGCGTCGGGCCTGTATGAAGGAGCCATGAGCAAAAGCGCGGCCGAGGCGGCGGGGTACGCCTTCCGCGTGAACGAAGTTCCCGATCATCCGGCCAGCAAGTGGACGAGAGAGGCGTGGGAACGCCTTGCCATGACGGTGCTGGACGACGGCACGGTGCGCGAATGGCCGGAAAACATCTGCGCCCAGTGCGTTCTGGGCTTTACGGAGGCGGAAAAGGCAGCGCATGTTCCCGACAGGCCGAGCATGTACCATGTATGGGATATCGCCTCCGGCTCATGGAAGGACCCTCGCAGCCTTGAGAAGGCGAAGAGGGACGCCGCCTCCTCGCTGCGCGTGGATTTCGAGCTTCTGCGTCACGCCGTGAGTCAGGACGGCTACTTCACCCCGAGCTATGAAACCGAAACCTGGACGTGGCAGGTCATGGAGGCGCGCGCGTATCTTGCGGACGAGAGCGCGGAAACGCCCTATATCGACGCCTTCCTTGCCGCCCGGACCGATGCCGCCGTGCCGGAAAAGAAGGCCCTGTGCGAGGATATTCTCGCCAATCATACGGCCTTTCTTGCCGCCATGGCGGCCGTGAACGGCGCCCAGTGGGGCTACCTTTCCCGCGTGAAGGCGGCCGCGACCAAGGAGGAATGCCTTGCCGCGCAGCGAGAGGCGCACGAATACTGCCTTTCCTCGCGCCGCACGCTGGAGGTGTGACATGCCGGTACAGGTAAGGGTGAGCGGAAGCTGGAAAAAGCAGAAACATGCCTATGTGAGGGTATCGGGAGCGTGGAAAACGGCCCTGAATACCTTTGTGAAGGTATCGGGAACGTGGAAGAAGGCCTATACCTACAGCTATGCCTATTCGGATTGGAGCGAGTGCTCCCGGGGCTGCGGCGGGGGCACGCAGACGCGCACGGCCTCCTGCAGGCGTTCCGACGGGCAGACGGTTTCCGATTCCTTCTGCACGGCCTATGGGGCGAAGAAGGGCGCGCTTTCGCAGGCGTGCAATACGCAGGACTGCTACGACGGCGGGGAATATACATCCAATGCCACCTTCACCGCACCGCACGACGGCACCTACCGCTTCACGGTGTACGGGGGCGGAGGCGGGGGCGGCCAGGGCGGCAGCGGCTACTACAACGCCCAGGACGGCTATGTCACCGCCGGGGGCGGCGGAGGCGGCGGAGGCGGGGGCGGATATTTCACGACTAAGGAACAGTACCTTTCCGCCGGACAGACGGTTTCGCTTTCCATAGGCGGCGCAGGCGCGGCCAATTCCGGCCGGGGCGGTACAACCAGCCTGGGAGGGAGCGTTTCCGCTTCCGCCGCGGGCGGCTATGGAGGGAACGCGGGCGGCCAGGGCGGCGGAGCCGGGAGCAGCAATCACTGGGGAGGCGGAGGCGGCAGCGGAGGAGGAGGCTCCGCCAACGGCGGCAACGGCAACGGCGGTTCGTCCACCTGGTCGAGCATCAGAGGGCAGAGCATTTCCGGAGGTTCCGGCGGCGGAGCCGGACAGGGCGGCCGCTGGGGCGGCACGGGAGGCAGCGGCGGAGGCGCAGGCAGAACCGTTGACGACGTCACCGCAGGGAGCAACGGCGCCGCGGGTTCCTCCGGCATGGTACGGGTGGAATATGTGAGCTGACGGGAAGAAGCGCCGGGCGCGGAAGGAAAAGACGCCGTGTTCCCCGGGCCCGGCGGGGGGGCGTTCGCATGCCCGGCAGACAAGTCTGCGGAAGATTCCCCTGCACAATCCGCTTTTTCCGGCGCGGCAGACCAGACGCGGCGCAGGCCCTTTCCCTTTCCGGGAGGGGCCTTTTTTCATGCCCTCCGGCAGGCATGCCCGGCCCCGCACGGCGGGCGCGCGGCCTGAGACGGCGGAAAAAGAGTGAAAAGGTTGTTTATAAAAAATAAAGAAAAACAGTGTATTGCGACATCATGGAAGAGGGGAGGAACCTGCTTGAGTTTTCAGGGAAATTAAGCCATTAATGCAGCTGTTGCATGACAGTAACGGCCCGGGAGGGAAAAGCGAATTTTTTCCCTGTGTTCGGGGGGAATTTTCATGAAGATGCGGCGGCCGGATCTGCATGTGGAGCAGGTTCTCCCGCCTTCTGCATTGCGTGTCGGAATAAGGTTCGCGTGGCTTTCAGCCACGGCGCATTGCCGTTTTTTCCGTGAGCGTCTTTTATCGGCGACGGCCGTGCGTCATGGAAAAATCATTCAACAGCATAGTTTCAAGGGGAGCGTCATGAAAGGTATTCTTCTTGCCGGCGGAAGCGGCACGCGGCTGTATCCGTTGACCAGGATCACCTCGAAGCAGCTTCTGCCCGTGTACGACAAGCCCATGATCTACTACCCGCTGTCGACGCTCATGCTTTTCGACATCCGGGAAATACTCATCATATCCACCCCGCAGGACACGCCGAACATTGAAGCCCTGCTGGGCGACGGTTCGCAGCTCGGGCTGAAGCTTTCCTACAGGGTGCAGCCGGAACCCGGGGGGATAGCGCAGGCCTTCACGCTGGGCGCGGATTTTGTGGGAGAGGACGACGTGTGCCTCATTCTCGGCGACAACATCTTCTACATGGGCGACCAGATGAAGGTGTACCGCCGCGCGGTGAAGCAGAACACCGGGGTGCGCGCCACCATTTTCGCCTACCATGTTTCCGACCCCGAACGCTTCGGCGTGGTGGAGTTCGACGAGAACCGCCGCGCCCTGAGCATTGAGGAAAAGCCCGAGCATCCCAAGTCGAACTACGCCTCCGTGGGGCTGTACTTCTACCCCGGAGACGTGTGCCGGAAGGCCGCCACGCTCCGCCCCTCGGCGCGCGGCGAGCTGGAAATCACCGATCTCAACAACATGTACCTCAGGGAAGGCCGCATGAGCGTGGTCCCCATGGGGCGCGGCATCGTGTGGCTGGATGCGGGCACGCCCGATTCTCTGGCCGACGCCACGCACTTCATGCAGGTCATCGAAAAGCGTCAGGGCCTGAAGATTGCCTGCGTGGAGGAAATAGCCTACCGCAAGGGCTTCATCGACGACAAGGGCATGAACGCGCTTATCGAGAGCATGAAGAAGGGCGCATACCGCGAGTACTGCATCAAAGTTTTCGAGGAAAGCCATGAACTTTATTAAAACGGCCCTTGAGGGCGTCTTCATCATAGAACCCAGAGTCTTCACCGACAACCGCGGCTACTTTTTCGAAAGCTACAGCAAGGCCGCGTTCGAGGCTGCCGGCCTTTTCTACGACTTCGTGCAGGACAATCAGTCGAAATCCTCCTACGGCACGGTGCGCGGCCTGCATTTTCAGAAGGGCGAGCATGCCCAGGCCAAGCTGGTGCGCGTGCTGGAAGGCGCGGTGCTCGACGTGGCCGTGGACCTTCGGCGCGCCTCTCCCACCTACGGGCAGCATGTGGCGGTGGAGCTTTCGGCGGAGAACAACCGCCAGCTCATGATTCCGCGCGGCTTTGCCCACGGCTTTTCCGTGCTGAGCGAGGTGGCGGTGTTCGCCTACAAGTGCGACAACCTGTACTGCAGAGAATCCGAGGGCGGCATACGCTTCGACGATCCCACGCTGGCCATAGACTGGCGCATCGACATGGCAAAGGCCCTTACCTCGGACAAGGACAGACAGCATCCTTATTTTGCAGAGTTTGAAACATGCTTCTAGTCACGGGGGCGAACGGTCAGCTCGGCAATGAGCTCCGGCTTCTTCTGGGCGAGGGGGCCGTGTATGTGGACAGGGCGGAGCTCGACATCACCGACGAGGAGGCCGTGAAGGCCTTTTTCAGGGAACGGAGCTTTGATTTCGTCATCAACTGCGCGGCCTGGACTGCGGTGGACAGAGCCGAGGACGATGCGGATGCTGCGGAAAGGGTGAACGTGCTCGGGCCGCGCAACCTTGCCCGTTACGGCCGCCGCGTGGTGCAGATTTCCACGGACTATGTGTTCGACGGCACTTCCAGCCGGCCCTACAGGGAAGAAGATGTTCCGAAACCGGTTTCCGTGTACGGCAGAACCAAGCTTGCCGGAGAAAAGGCCGTGCTTGAGGAGGCGGAAAGCGCCGTCATCATCCGTACGGCATGGATGTATTCTTCCTTCGGGGCGAATTTCGTCAAGACCATGCTCCGCCTGGGCGCGGAGCGCGAAAGCCTCGGCGTGGTGTTCGACCAGGCGGGCACGCCCACTTATGCGGCGGATCTTGCGGCCATTATCGTGACCGTATTGCCCCAGGTGCGGCCGGGCATGAAGGAAGTGTATCACTATTCCAACGAAGGCGTGGCGAGCTGGTACGATTTCGCCTGCGCCATCATGGAGGAAGCGGGCCTTTCCTGCACGGTTCGGCCCATAGAAAGTTTCGAATATCCCACGAAGGCGGTGCGCCCCGCCTACAGTGTGCTCAACAAGGCGAAAATCCGGCGGGACTTCGGTCTCTCCATTCCCCACTGGAGGGACGGCCTGAGGCGCTGCCTGGACAAGATGAAGGTCTGATACACGGGGGAGAAGCTTTTCAGGGTTTCTCCCCCGGCCTCTCTTGTCCGCTCTTCAACCTGCGAAACCATTCGGGAAGACAATATGAAATCCATTCTCGTCACCGGCGGGGCCGGCTTCATCGGCTCCAACTTCGTGCCGTACTTCTGTGCCAAGTACCCTGAGTACCATGTGATCAACCTCGACAAGCTCACCTATGCGGGCAATCTGGACAATGTGAAGGAATGCGTGTCCATGCCCAACTACACCTTCGTGCAGGGAGACATCTGCGACGAAGCGCTCATGGAAAAGCTGTTTACCGGTTACGACATCAGGGGCGTGGTCCACTTTGCGGCGGAAAGCCATGTGGACAATTCCATCAAGGGCCCCCGCGCCTTCATGGAAACCAACCTCATGGGCACCTTCACGCTCATCGAAACGGCGCGCCGCCACTGGATGGAAGGCCCGGGCAGGGTGAAGGCGGGGTATGAGGATGCGCGCTTCCATCATATTTCCACCGACGAGGTGTACGGCACCCTGGGCGAAACCGGCTACTTTGCCGAAACCACGCCCTATGCGCCCAATTCCCCGTATTCGGCGAGCAAGGCCGGGTCGGATTTCATCGTGCGCGCCTATCATCATACCTACGGTATGAACGTGACCACCTCCAACTGTTCCAACAACTACGGCCCCAAGCAGCACTTTGAGAAGTTCATTCCGGTCATCATTTCCCGGTGTCTGGCCGAACAGCCCATTCCCGTGTACGGCAACGGCGCGAACATCCGCGACTGGCTCTATGTGCTCGACCACTGCAAGGCCATCGACCTCATCTTCCACAAGGGCAGAAGCGGGGAAACCTACAATATCGGCGGCCACAACGAACGCGACAATCTCCAGATTCTGCACACCGTGTGCGCCATTCTGGACGAACGGCGTCCGCGTGCCGACGGCGCGAAATATGAAGACCTCATGACCTTTGTGGCCGATCGCCCGGGGCACGACCGCCGCTACGCCATCGACCCCACCAAGATCGTCACGGAACTGGGGTGGAAGCCCGATGAAAACTTCGAGTCCGGCATCGTGAAGACGGTGGACTGGTATCTGGAGAAACTGGGATAAGTTCAGAGGATACTGCCATGAAGATTCTTGTGACCGGCGCCAACGGCTATATCGGCGCGCATGTTGTTTCGTATCTGCTGGAGCACACTTCTCATGAGGTCGTGGCCGTGGATTTTGCCGATACATGGGTGGATTCGCGCGCGACGTTCCTTTCCCGGAACATTCTTGCCGATGCGGAGAATCCTTCGCTGTATGAGGAACTCGGCAGGCCTGAGGCGCTTATCCATCTTGCGTGGAGAAACGGCTTTGACCATAAGGCTGAATCTCATATTACCGACCTGCCCGGACATTATCTTTTCCTCAAAAATATGATTGATGCCGGGACGAAGTCTGTTTCTGTCATGGGAAGCATGCACGAGGTGGGCTACTATGAAGGCGTGGTAACGGAAAACACTCCCTGTGCGCCGCTTTCTCTGTACGGCATAGGAAAGAATGCTCTCCGTCAAAGTCTGCTGCTTTATGCGGAAGGTAGAGAGGTCAGCGTCAAGTGGCTGCGCGCGTATTACATTCTTGGAGACAATGCGCGCAACAAGTCCATTTTTTCGCGTATCCTTGGCTGGGAAAAGGAAGGAAAGAAGACGTTTCCCTTTACCCGGGGAACCAACAAGTATGACTTCATTTCCGTAGAAAAGCTTGCGGAGCAGATAGCGGAAGCCTCTGTACAGAATACTGTGGAAGGCATCATCAATGTTTGTTCCGGCACCCCTGTTGCACTCAAGGACATGGTGGAGAAATTCATAGAGGAGAACGGTCTCGGGATTCGTCCTGAGTATGGCGTTTTCCCCGACAGAAAGTACGATTCTCCGGCCATCTGGGGCGATTGCAGCAAGATTAACGCCATTCTTGCAGGAAGAGGATGATTTTCGACATGCAGAGCCCTGCTCGGAACATCTAGTCGACAGGAGAAGATATGTCCTCCATACAGATTCAGAGTGTATTGTATAAAAATGAGAAAGAGGCGCTGATCCGTTCTCTGGAAGCGGTGGAGAATGCCGTCGTAAACAGCCGGACTTCGGGTATCGACGCCGTTTCCGTCCGGTATGGCGACGCTTCCGAGCAGCCTTTGTTCAGTGCGGAGGAAATCGCTGCCTTGAACGAACGGCTGCCGCATGTTTCGCTCGAGTACTGCTTTTTCGGTTTCAACAGCGGATCGGCGCGGGGGCACAACTTGCTTGGGGATGGGTGCTCTGCCGATTACATGCAGATCATGAACCCCGATGTGATTCTGGCTCCCAGATTTTTCGATGAAATCATGAAGCCTTTCCGCAACCCCAAAGTAGGCATGGTGGAGGCCCGTCAGGTTCCTATTGAACACCCCAAGGAATACGATCCCGAAACCGGAGAAACCGACTGGGCGACGACGGCGTGCGCTGTTTTTCCCACCTCTCTTTTCCACAGGCTCAACGGTTTCGATGCCGATACCTTCTTTCTGTATTGCGACGATCTTGACTTTTCTTGGCGTGTACGACTGGAAGGATTCATCATTATTTATCAGCCTGCTGCCATGGTATTCCACTCCAAGCATCTGTCTGTGACATGCGGCTGGTGCCCTACGGCGGCGGAAAGATATTACAGCATGGAAGCGGCGTTGTTCATGGCCTATAAATGGTCGAACAATGAGCGTGTGGAAATGCTGTTGAATACCTGGAAACATAGTTCCGGCGATACGCGGCGTGTGTATCAGAAGTTCATGGAACTCAAGGAAAGCGGGAAACTTCCGAAGCAGCTTGATCCCCAAGGCAAGGTCGCCATGTTCCTTGGTGATTACTATTCCCCGAACAGATATACCCTGTAGCAGGCAAGAGCAGCGTGATGAGCGAACAGCATATCGATATGAAGAAGTTGGAAGCTGTATTCGGCAAGGAAACCAATATAGGCAAAGTCTTTCAGCTCCTCGAAACCGTCTGCGAAGCCGATCGGGAAGAAAGTTCTTTCGTCAGAAACTACCTTCCCATGGTGAAGGAGACGCAGCAGAGTGAAGAAAGGGTTTTTCTGTCCGTACTTACCCGTACGCAGGGACGCCGTCCGCAGGAGCTGAGAGAAACGCTTCTCTGTCTTTCCGCACAGACGGATATGGATTTTGAAGTTCTCCTTGTGGGGCATAAGGTCAGCGAAAATCAGGAAAAGGAGATCAGGGCCATTATCGACGAGCAGGTGGAGTCGCTTAAAAAGCGTATCAGGTTCCTCAAGCTGGATCACGGCAACAGAACCGTGCCGCTGAACTTCGGTTTCGCCCATGCCCGCGGAGAGTACACTGCCATTCTGGATGACGATGATGTGGTTTTCGCCGACTGGGTGGAGCAGTTCCACAACGCCGCCAAGGAACGGCCCGGTACGCTTCTGCACACCTATGCGGCCTGTCAGAACTGGATGAAGCTGAACAAGGGCAGCTTCGTCGGTACGGTTCGTGCCTGCGACAGTCCGAAGGACATATACTGCAAGCCGTTCTTGTGGCCGGAGCAGATGCACTGCAACCATTGTCCTCCTGTGGGGCTGGCCTTTCCTACCGCCATATTTCAGCAGCTGGGCGTCATGTTCGATGAATCCCTGTCGACGACGGAAGACTGGGATTATCTTCAGCGTGTCGCCATGCTTGCCGGTGTTACCGACATAAAGAAGGTGACGTGCATATATCGCTGGTGGGTGAATACGGAGTCTTCTCAGACCGTACACTCTAAGGCGGAGTGGAACTATAATTACGAACTTATTCAGAAAAAGATGTGCTCCTTGCCTATGATATTTCCGGAGGCGGGGACTAGGCAGCTTCTTGAAATGTTCAATCCTCCCAGTACTGTTCAGGAGTATATTGCTGAAGTGGGAGAAGATGATTTTATCAGCAATCTTCATTCCAGAGATGTACGCAAATTTATAGAATCCTATATCAGCAATAAGGTAAAGAAAATGATGGGGAAAAAACCGTCGCAAAATATTCACTTCAAAGAATTGAAGCGTCTTGTAAGAATGTATATAATGAAAAAACTTGGAAAGAAACATAAGTAATATGGAAAAGAATACTGTTATGCACGGAAGAAATAATAACTTCAATATTCTTCGATTTGTTGCTGCAATTTTTGTTATTGTAGGACATATGTACTATATTACCGGTTCTGTGCCGTTTGTCGTTTACGGACAGGCAGTAAGCACCATAGGTGTGAAGATATTGTTTCTTCTGAGCGGATATTTTATCACCATAAGTTATTTAAGTGATACGGGCAGGCATCATGTCGTCAAATATTCCATAAAACGAGTGTTCCGCATTTTTCCTGCTCTGATTTTCGTAGTGGTGGCCAGTATGCTGATCGGTGCTTGTGTGACGTCGCTTCCGTTGAAGGAATATTTCGGCAGCACGCAGTTCTGGGAGTATCTGGACAATATCCGCATGTATCCGCGATATGTGCTGCCGGGGGTGTTTACCGGAAATCCATATCCTGCTGCCGTCAACGGTTCTCTCTGGACCATGCCGGTGGAACTTTTCATGTATGTCTGCGTGCCGCTGTTCTGTCTGTTTCACAGTTGCCTTGGAAAAATTCCCGGCGGTGGTATCGGCATACTGTTTGTCCTGATAACGCTGCTCAGTATGGTTCTCCCCGCCGTGGGCATAAAGCGAGCGGTATTGTACGGTACGGACTGGTGCTCCGCGCTGGCTATTTT comes from Mailhella massiliensis and encodes:
- the rfbD gene encoding dTDP-4-dehydrorhamnose reductase; this translates as MLLVTGANGQLGNELRLLLGEGAVYVDRAELDITDEEAVKAFFRERSFDFVINCAAWTAVDRAEDDADAAERVNVLGPRNLARYGRRVVQISTDYVFDGTSSRPYREEDVPKPVSVYGRTKLAGEKAVLEEAESAVIIRTAWMYSSFGANFVKTMLRLGAERESLGVVFDQAGTPTYAADLAAIIVTVLPQVRPGMKEVYHYSNEGVASWYDFACAIMEEAGLSCTVRPIESFEYPTKAVRPAYSVLNKAKIRRDFGLSIPHWRDGLRRCLDKMKV
- the rfbB gene encoding dTDP-glucose 4,6-dehydratase — translated: MKSILVTGGAGFIGSNFVPYFCAKYPEYHVINLDKLTYAGNLDNVKECVSMPNYTFVQGDICDEALMEKLFTGYDIRGVVHFAAESHVDNSIKGPRAFMETNLMGTFTLIETARRHWMEGPGRVKAGYEDARFHHISTDEVYGTLGETGYFAETTPYAPNSPYSASKAGSDFIVRAYHHTYGMNVTTSNCSNNYGPKQHFEKFIPVIISRCLAEQPIPVYGNGANIRDWLYVLDHCKAIDLIFHKGRSGETYNIGGHNERDNLQILHTVCAILDERRPRADGAKYEDLMTFVADRPGHDRRYAIDPTKIVTELGWKPDENFESGIVKTVDWYLEKLG
- the rfbA gene encoding glucose-1-phosphate thymidylyltransferase RfbA, which gives rise to MKGILLAGGSGTRLYPLTRITSKQLLPVYDKPMIYYPLSTLMLFDIREILIISTPQDTPNIEALLGDGSQLGLKLSYRVQPEPGGIAQAFTLGADFVGEDDVCLILGDNIFYMGDQMKVYRRAVKQNTGVRATIFAYHVSDPERFGVVEFDENRRALSIEEKPEHPKSNYASVGLYFYPGDVCRKAATLRPSARGELEITDLNNMYLREGRMSVVPMGRGIVWLDAGTPDSLADATHFMQVIEKRQGLKIACVEEIAYRKGFIDDKGMNALIESMKKGAYREYCIKVFEESHELY
- a CDS encoding glycosyltransferase family 2 protein, yielding MSSIQIQSVLYKNEKEALIRSLEAVENAVVNSRTSGIDAVSVRYGDASEQPLFSAEEIAALNERLPHVSLEYCFFGFNSGSARGHNLLGDGCSADYMQIMNPDVILAPRFFDEIMKPFRNPKVGMVEARQVPIEHPKEYDPETGETDWATTACAVFPTSLFHRLNGFDADTFFLYCDDLDFSWRVRLEGFIIIYQPAAMVFHSKHLSVTCGWCPTAAERYYSMEAALFMAYKWSNNERVEMLLNTWKHSSGDTRRVYQKFMELKESGKLPKQLDPQGKVAMFLGDYYSPNRYTL
- a CDS encoding thrombospondin type-1 domain-containing protein, yielding MPVQVRVSGSWKKQKHAYVRVSGAWKTALNTFVKVSGTWKKAYTYSYAYSDWSECSRGCGGGTQTRTASCRRSDGQTVSDSFCTAYGAKKGALSQACNTQDCYDGGEYTSNATFTAPHDGTYRFTVYGGGGGGGQGGSGYYNAQDGYVTAGGGGGGGGGGGYFTTKEQYLSAGQTVSLSIGGAGAANSGRGGTTSLGGSVSASAAGGYGGNAGGQGGGAGSSNHWGGGGGSGGGGSANGGNGNGGSSTWSSIRGQSISGGSGGGAGQGGRWGGTGGSGGGAGRTVDDVTAGSNGAAGSSGMVRVEYVS
- a CDS encoding NAD-dependent epimerase/dehydratase family protein, coding for MKILVTGANGYIGAHVVSYLLEHTSHEVVAVDFADTWVDSRATFLSRNILADAENPSLYEELGRPEALIHLAWRNGFDHKAESHITDLPGHYLFLKNMIDAGTKSVSVMGSMHEVGYYEGVVTENTPCAPLSLYGIGKNALRQSLLLYAEGREVSVKWLRAYYILGDNARNKSIFSRILGWEKEGKKTFPFTRGTNKYDFISVEKLAEQIAEASVQNTVEGIINVCSGTPVALKDMVEKFIEENGLGIRPEYGVFPDRKYDSPAIWGDCSKINAILAGRG
- a CDS encoding glycosyltransferase family 2 protein, encoding MSEQHIDMKKLEAVFGKETNIGKVFQLLETVCEADREESSFVRNYLPMVKETQQSEERVFLSVLTRTQGRRPQELRETLLCLSAQTDMDFEVLLVGHKVSENQEKEIRAIIDEQVESLKKRIRFLKLDHGNRTVPLNFGFAHARGEYTAILDDDDVVFADWVEQFHNAAKERPGTLLHTYAACQNWMKLNKGSFVGTVRACDSPKDIYCKPFLWPEQMHCNHCPPVGLAFPTAIFQQLGVMFDESLSTTEDWDYLQRVAMLAGVTDIKKVTCIYRWWVNTESSQTVHSKAEWNYNYELIQKKMCSLPMIFPEAGTRQLLEMFNPPSTVQEYIAEVGEDDFISNLHSRDVRKFIESYISNKVKKMMGKKPSQNIHFKELKRLVRMYIMKKLGKKHK
- the rfbC gene encoding dTDP-4-dehydrorhamnose 3,5-epimerase, producing the protein MNFIKTALEGVFIIEPRVFTDNRGYFFESYSKAAFEAAGLFYDFVQDNQSKSSYGTVRGLHFQKGEHAQAKLVRVLEGAVLDVAVDLRRASPTYGQHVAVELSAENNRQLMIPRGFAHGFSVLSEVAVFAYKCDNLYCRESEGGIRFDDPTLAIDWRIDMAKALTSDKDRQHPYFAEFETCF
- a CDS encoding acyltransferase family protein: MEKNTVMHGRNNNFNILRFVAAIFVIVGHMYYITGSVPFVVYGQAVSTIGVKILFLLSGYFITISYLSDTGRHHVVKYSIKRVFRIFPALIFVVVASMLIGACVTSLPLKEYFGSTQFWEYLDNIRMYPRYVLPGVFTGNPYPAAVNGSLWTMPVELFMYVCVPLFCLFHSCLGKIPGGGIGILFVLITLLSMVLPAVGIKRAVLYGTDWCSALAILPYYLAGCAYALFRKYQHLWNLQLAAFLMFLLGCCSLGQVMNELLFLAVFPYFIFSFGCSEKPFFARCFEKYDLSYGMYLWGFPVQQTLVYAFQGSLPFAGYLVLTVAIVMVMSFLSFVFVEKPMISCARKLVAKI